TCGCGAAGGCCATTAGAGCGCGATCACGCTTCTCGATGTCGCTCCCGGAAGGCATCAAGCCGATAGTGTGTCGGATCTGTTCCAGGGTCGGAGCGGCTCGGTTGCGTCGAGCTGTCGCAATGCGGCTGTCATTCGCCGAGGGGTTGAAATAGTCGGCATCCGAATAGCTGATCCGAGACCGGTAGCGGGGCTGACCTGCGAGCCAGAACAGGAATGCTTTCACATTCATCAGCCTTGAATGGACGGTTGCCTTGGCCAAGGGCTTACCGGTCACCGGGTTCACCTGCTCTTCCAGCTTGCGCTTGAAGGCCTTTGCCCACTCGATCCGGAAGGCTGCAAAATCCCGATAGCCGATCGAAGCCTCGAACGCGGCAATGTCCGCTGCAACCCGATCGACGCTCTTCTGCGCCTTTCGTCTCGCTGCTTCCAGGAAGCTGAAATAGTCCCTTTTGACGCGCTCGTTCTTGGGGTGGTGCTTACGCATGGTTCAGTCATCCTTCGGGAAGTGATCAATCAGACAGGGGTTTCGGCTCTTAACTAGGTCCTTGTCTGCCGCCACGATGGATACCCGGAAGGGCGGGAGAATCGCCGCCAACCCTGACGGAGAGACGCGCTTGTTCATGACGGTGGCACAGGTCGCACACAGCGCCCTGAGAAGGCCGCCTACTCGCCCGTGGGGGCGCAGTTCGAGTTCGTCGAAGGCCGGGGGCCTGGGTTGCCGGCAGGCAAAGCAGAACAGTTCGTGTGGTGCACAGCGCTGCTTTGTCGGCTTTCGCGCTGCCAGGAAGTCAACTAAGTCGGCTCCGAGGATCAACGCGGGCCGCCTGTCTGCGATGATCGGTAGACCCTGCTTAATCCAACGGCGGATTGTGAGCTCACTGCTGACGAGAGCGCGGGCGGCTTCCGCGATGGTATAACTGCGATGCAGCCGCACACCGCGGTGTGCGCTCAAGCGGCCGCCCATCTCAGGCTACCCCCCTGCTCATTAATTCGCGGATGTCCTCGACCCGCCACGCTGTGATGCGCGAGCCTAGCTTGACGGGCTGGGGGAAGCGGCCGTCCTTCACGCCAGCCCACCAAGTGGACTTGCTGACGGGAATGGGACCTCTGGGTGCGATGATGGCGGGGAGCCGCAAAAGGCCGGCGGCGGGGAGTTCGGGAAGGTCCGACATGGTGCTACCTCGTGTCAGGGAAGACGAGGCAGCTGTAGGGAGGCCGATTGCGCCTGAGGACGAATTCGGTTTGCGCCTAACCGAATTCGGTTAGGCGTTAGCCGAATTCGGTTTCGTTGAGGGCCCGTTTGCTCCAAGGCCAAATGGCTGAAGCGAAAAGGATAAATCGATCAAGGCCAGTGTCGGAGATCGACGTTTTGGTTCTCAGCCAACGCGCTGAAAGTCTGCAAATAAACTGCAACGCTAAAGCAGATGCTGGCGATCCCCTCGCCTCCAAGCAGCGCCTAGGTCACCTCAACCGCGGCAATCGGTTCGGTCGCGGCACCGAGTGGCTCGCTATTCTGACAGTCGGCTGGGCAGGGTGAATCCAATTCGTGTGGCCCATGGACATGCCGCAGCGGGAAGCCGGATCACGGCGTCTTCGCCGAACGGAGCCCACGACGCAATCCCGCGCATGGGACTAAGGATTTCAACGGTTGAAGGACGGATCTTGAAGGTTTTCGATCAAACCTCTCGACGAGTTCGGTCTCAAACCTCATCAATCAATCTATTCAGCCTCGCTAGGCTCTCGAGCGCAGCGGGATCACGGCAGTTGATTGTCCTGCCGGTCACCGTGAGGTCGTAGGATTCGAGTGCTACGAAAGTGCGTGACAGATTTTCGCGGGTCATGCCCAGACGGCTGGCGAGCTTGCCTTTTTCGAAGGGTATGAGCGTCGTTAGGATGCCGTCCTTGACGGTCGCGTTCCGCAAGATCCAACCCGCCAGCCGCTCTAGGCCGGTCCGCACCTTTTGATCCTTCAGTTCGCGAATGACCTCGCGATAGCGCTCCGCCATCTCATTCACAACGGCGCGCGCGAATGCACCATCGCGCTGGAATACAGCGCGGATCAGTTCCGCCGGGATCATCAGAATGCGCGACGCGTGGAGGGTTCGGGCCGACTGGAGATGAATCTTGTCGACCAGCACCGCCGCCAGGATGAAGGTTGAGACCGGCGACAGGAACACGATGCTCGTCTCACGGTCTCCGTGCGTCGCATAGAGTTCGACCATGCCGTCGACGATGACATGCAGAAAGTCCGCGCTGTCGCCCTCGGCCACCAGTTCGACGTGGGCCGGGAAGCGCTGAAGGTACGAGGCCTGCATCAGCGCATCGAATTCAGGTTGAGCCATGTCGCAGAACAGCGGCAGGGCGCGAACCAGATGGGCGTCCGTTGGGCGCAAGTGCAGACTCCTCAACCATAGCCTTGCGTCATTTTTGATAATTGTCAAATATGAAGTGCAATAATGTAATTCTTAAAGCCAACATATGTATTATTTAAGAATATCTACTGTCAAAATTCGTAATTTTCCCGAGATCCGCGCTCGGTAGTTGATTTCAATCAATACATAATGCCGTCGTTCAGCCTTTTGTTCTGCCGTGTTGCGCAGCCGTCGGTGATCAGCCGATCGCGCGATGAGGAACGATAGGTCATGAGCACGACGTCTTCAGTACCGGTGGCCGACCAGCGCAGCGCGCTGTGGATGTCGACGCTGGCCTTCACCATCTGCTTCGCGGTCTGGACGATCTTCTCGATAATCGGAATCCAGATCAAACGGGACCTCGGCCTGACCGAGACGCAGTTCGGACTGCTGGTCGGCACACCGATCCTGACGGGCTCGTTGATCCGGCTGATCCTGGGCATCTGGACCGACCAGTACGGTGGCCGCCTTGTCTACACGATCACCATGCTGGCGGCGGCGCTGGCGACCTTCCTGCTGACCTTCGCCTACGATTACACGACCTTCCTGATCGCGGCGCTCGGCGTCGGCATCGCCGGCGGCTCGTTTGCGGTCGGCATCGCCTATGTCTCCAAATGGTATCCGAAGGAAAAGCAGGGCACCGCGCTCGGCATTTTCGGAGCTGGGAATGTTGGCGCAGCCGTCACCAAGTTCGCTGCGCCCTTTATCATGATCGCCTATGGCTGGCGGATGGTGGCGATCGTCTGGGCCGTCGTGCTCGCGGTCATGGCCGTCGTCTTCTTCCTCACCACCAAAGACGACCCGCAGCTCGCGGCGCGCCGGCTCAAGGGCGAGAAGCCCGAGCCCATGTCGGCCTTGCTCGAACCCTTGAAGAACGTCCAGGTCTGGCGCTTCTCGCTCTATTATTTCTTCGTCTTCGGCGCCTTCGTAGCGCTGGCACTCTGGCTGCCGCGCTATCTGATGAACGTCTACGGCCTTGGCATCGCCGCGGCCGGCATGGTCGGCGCCGCCTATTCCATCCCGGCCTCGCTGTTTCGTGCCTATGGCGGCCATCTCTCCGACAAGGTCGGGGCGCGAACCGTAATGTACTGGACCTTCCTGGTCAGCGTCGTCTGCACCTTCGTCCTGTCCTACCCGCCGACCGACTATGTTGTGCGGACCACGTCGGGCTCGGTGGCCTTCCACCTGGAAACCGGCCTCATAGCCTTCATGGTCGCTATCTTCGTGCTCGGCTTCTTCATGAGCCTCGGCAAGGCGGCGGTCTTCAAGCACATCCCCGTCTATTACCCGACCCGTGTCGGCCCGGTTGGCGGCATTGTCGGGCTGATTGGCGGGCTCGGCGGCTTCATCCTGCCGATCGTGTTCGGCGCCCTGAACGACCTCACAGGTGTCTGGCAGAGCTGCTTCTGGCTGTTGTTCGTGATTGCCACGGCCTCGCTGGTCTGGATGCACTTTGCCGTCCTGCACATGGAGCGCGAAGCCCGCGAGACCGGCACTGCCCGCGCGTCGCTACCCGAACTGCCGGAGATGCAGACGATCCATGGCGCAGGCCAGCAGGGCGCGCTGGCCGCGTCTGGCGCGATCCAGAACTGGAAGCCGGAGGATGCAGAATACTGGGCCCGGAAGGGCAAGGCTATCGCCCGCCGCAACCTCTGGATCTCGATCCCCAACCTCTTGCTCGCCTTCGCGGTGTGGATGGTCTGGTCGGTGGTCGTGGCCAAGCTCCCCGCCGTCGGGTTCAAGTTCACGACCGACCAGCTGTTCTGGCTCGCGGCGCTCCCCGGTCTGTCGGGTGCGACGCTCCGAATCGCCTATGGCTTCATGCCGCCGATCTTCGGTGGCCGGCTCTGGACGACGCTGACCACCTGGTCGCTGCTGATCCCGGCCATCGGCATCGGCATGGCGGTGCAGAACGTCACGACGCCCTATGTCATCTTCCTCGGCCTGGCACTGCTATGTGGCTTCGGCGGCGGCAATTTCGCCTCCTCCATGTCCAACATCGCCTTCTTCTTCCCCAAGGCCGAGAAGGGCAATGCGCTTGCCCTGAACGCCGGCCTTGGCAATCTCGGCGTCTCAGTTGTGCAGTTCGTCGTCCCGCTGGTCATCACGGTCGGCGTGTTCGGCGCCATCGGTGGCGAGGCCCAGGACATCGGGGGCGGCGCAAAGCTCTTCCTGCAGAACGCCGGCTATATCTGGGTACCGTTCATCGCAGCCTCCGCCATTGCCGCCTGGTTCGGCATGGACGACCTCGCCAGTATGAAGGCGACCTTCGCTCAGCAGGCCGTCATCTTCCAGCGCAAGCACAATTGGCTGATGTGCTGGCTCTATGTGGGCACCTTCGGCTCGTTCATCGGGTATTCCGCCGGCTTCCCGCTCCTGTCCAAGACGCTGTTCCCGAGCGTCGATGCCCTGCAGCTCGCCTTCCTCGGGCCGCTGGTCGGCGCCATGTCACGCTCGCTCACCGGCTGGATCTCCGATCGATGGGGTGGTGGCCGGGTGACGCTCTGGGTCTTCGCCGGCATGGCGGCCGCTGTCCTCGCTGTCCTCTACTTCATCACGATCAAGGACCAGCCCGGCGCGTTCCTCGGCTTCTTCCTGAGCTTCATGGCGCTGTTCATGCTCACCGGCATCGGCAATGCCTCCACCTTCCAGATGATCCCCGCGATCATGAGCAAGGACATGCCGCGGCTCATGCCGGGCGCCGACGAGATCACCCGCAACCGTCAGGCCGAGCTCGAGGGGGCCGCAATCATCGGCTTCTCCTCGGCGATCGGGGCCTATGGCGGCTTCTTCATCCCCAAGGCCTACGGCACGTCGATCGCGATGACCGGCGCCGTCAATGGCGCTCTGTGGGCCTTCTTCGCCTTCTACCTCACCTGCATCGCCATCACCTGGGCGGTCTACACGCGCAAAGGCGGCGTCCTGCACGACGTCGAGCGCCGCCGGACCGCGCCGTCGCTTCAGCCCGCCCAGTGACCCGAGAGGCCTGACCCATGTCCCATTTTCTCGATCGCCTGAGCTTCTTCACCAGGGCCACCGGAACCTTTGCCGACGGCCATGGCATCACCACCACGGAAGACCGGTCCTGGGAGGACGCCTATCGGCGGCGCTGGCAGTCCGACAAAATCGTCCGCTCCACCCACGGGGTGAACTGCACCGGTTCGTGCTCCTGGAAGATCTACGTCAAGGGCGGCATCGTCACCTGGGAAACCCAGCAGACAGACTACCCGCGCACCCGGCCGGATCTGCCGAACCACGAACCCCGCGGCTGCGCCCGTGGCGCCTCCTATTCCTGGTATCTCTATTCCGGCAACCGGGTGAAATATCCCATGGTCCGCTCGCGGTTGATGAAGCTGTGGCGCGAGGCGCGCGCGACGCTGACGCCCGTGGCCGCCTGGGCCTCCATCGTCCAGAACCCGGAGAAGCGGCGGAGCTACACCTCCAAGCGCGGCCATGGCGGCTTCGTCCGCGCCGCCTGGGACGAGGTCAACGAGATCATCGCGGCGGCCAATGCCTATACCGCCAAGACCTTCGGCCCGGACCGCATCTATGGCTTCTCGCCGATCCCGGCCATGTCGATGGTCTCCTATGCTGCCGGTTCACGCTACCTGTCGCTGCTCGGCGGCGTCTGCATGTCGTTCTACGACTGGTATTGCGACCTGCCGCCGGCCTCGCCGCAGACCTGGGGCGAGCAGACCGACGTGCCGGAATCGGCCGACTGGTACAATTCCGGCTTCCTGATCCTCTGGGGCTCGAACGTGCCGCAAACGCGCACGCCGGATGCCCATTTCTACACCGAGGCGCGCTATCGCGGCGCCAAGTCGGTGGTGATCTGCCCGGACTATTCGGAAGCCTCGAAGTTCGCCGATCTTTGGATCTCGGTGAAGCAGGGCACCGACGCGGCACTCGGCATGGCCATGGGCCACGTCATCCTCAAGGAGTTCTACGTCGACCGCCAGGCACCCTATTTCCACGACTATGTCCGCCAGTACTCGGACATGCCCATGCTGGTGCGGCTCGTCGAGCAGGACGGCCGCCTTGTGCCGGAGCGCCAGATCCGGGCATCCGACTTCGCCGACGGGCTGGGCGAAACCAACAATCCCGATTGGAAGACGGTCGGCATCGACGAGACCACCGACGATGTCTGCGTGCCGCAGGGCTCGGTAGGCTTCCGCTGGGGCGAGAAGGGCAAGTGGAATCTCGAGGAAAAGAACGCCACCGGCACGCCGACTCGGCTGCGACTGACCCTGACCGGCGCCGGCGAACAGCTTGCCGATGTCGCCTTCCCATATTTCGGCAATATCGAGCATGAGCATTTCGCGTCCACCAAGGATGCCTCGATCCTGGTGCGCAAGGTGCCGGTGCGCCGGCTCAAGCTGAAGGACGGCGAGGCGCTGGTCGCCACTGTCCACGACCTGATGCTGGCCAATTACGGTGTCGATCGCGGCTTTGCCGGTGATGCCGTCGCCAAGAGCTACGATGAGACCGGGCCCTACACGCCCGCTTGGGCCGAGAGCGTCACAGGCGTTCCGCGCGACCAGATCATCACGGTCGGCCGCGAGTTCGCCCGCAACGCCGAGAAGACCAAGGGCCGCTCGATGATCATCATCGGCGCCGCCATGAACCATTGGTACCACTCGGACATGAACTACCGCGGCGTGATCAACATGCTGGTCATGTGCGGGTGCATCGGTCAGTCGGGTGGTGGCTGGTCGCACTATGTCGGCCAGGAAAAGCTCCGGCCGCAAACCGGCTGGGCGCCGCTGGCCTTCGCGCTCGACTGGGCGCGTCCGCCGCGCCAGCAGAACTCGACCTCGGCTTTCTACGTCAACACCAACCAGTGGCGCTACGAGACCATGAAGGCCGGCGACATCCTTTCGCCGACGGCCCCGAAGGGCGACTGGGACGGCGCCATCATCGACTACAACATCCGCGCGGTGCGCATGGGCTGGCTGCCGGCCTATCCGACGCTGCAGGAGAATTCGCTCGAGATCGCCGGCAGCGCCGCCGCCGCGGGCCTCGAGGTCAAGGACTATGTCGCCCAGTCGGTGAAGTCGGGCGCGCTCAACTTCGCCTGGGAGGACCCCGACCATC
This region of Phreatobacter aquaticus genomic DNA includes:
- a CDS encoding helix-turn-helix transcriptional regulator gives rise to the protein MSDLPELPAAGLLRLPAIIAPRGPIPVSKSTWWAGVKDGRFPQPVKLGSRITAWRVEDIRELMSRGVA
- a CDS encoding cyclic nucleotide-binding domain-containing protein, which encodes MRPTDAHLVRALPLFCDMAQPEFDALMQASYLQRFPAHVELVAEGDSADFLHVIVDGMVELYATHGDRETSIVFLSPVSTFILAAVLVDKIHLQSARTLHASRILMIPAELIRAVFQRDGAFARAVVNEMAERYREVIRELKDQKVRTGLERLAGWILRNATVKDGILTTLIPFEKGKLASRLGMTRENLSRTFVALESYDLTVTGRTINCRDPAALESLARLNRLIDEV
- a CDS encoding nitrate/nitrite transporter, which translates into the protein MSTTSSVPVADQRSALWMSTLAFTICFAVWTIFSIIGIQIKRDLGLTETQFGLLVGTPILTGSLIRLILGIWTDQYGGRLVYTITMLAAALATFLLTFAYDYTTFLIAALGVGIAGGSFAVGIAYVSKWYPKEKQGTALGIFGAGNVGAAVTKFAAPFIMIAYGWRMVAIVWAVVLAVMAVVFFLTTKDDPQLAARRLKGEKPEPMSALLEPLKNVQVWRFSLYYFFVFGAFVALALWLPRYLMNVYGLGIAAAGMVGAAYSIPASLFRAYGGHLSDKVGARTVMYWTFLVSVVCTFVLSYPPTDYVVRTTSGSVAFHLETGLIAFMVAIFVLGFFMSLGKAAVFKHIPVYYPTRVGPVGGIVGLIGGLGGFILPIVFGALNDLTGVWQSCFWLLFVIATASLVWMHFAVLHMEREARETGTARASLPELPEMQTIHGAGQQGALAASGAIQNWKPEDAEYWARKGKAIARRNLWISIPNLLLAFAVWMVWSVVVAKLPAVGFKFTTDQLFWLAALPGLSGATLRIAYGFMPPIFGGRLWTTLTTWSLLIPAIGIGMAVQNVTTPYVIFLGLALLCGFGGGNFASSMSNIAFFFPKAEKGNALALNAGLGNLGVSVVQFVVPLVITVGVFGAIGGEAQDIGGGAKLFLQNAGYIWVPFIAASAIAAWFGMDDLASMKATFAQQAVIFQRKHNWLMCWLYVGTFGSFIGYSAGFPLLSKTLFPSVDALQLAFLGPLVGAMSRSLTGWISDRWGGGRVTLWVFAGMAAAVLAVLYFITIKDQPGAFLGFFLSFMALFMLTGIGNASTFQMIPAIMSKDMPRLMPGADEITRNRQAELEGAAIIGFSSAIGAYGGFFIPKAYGTSIAMTGAVNGALWAFFAFYLTCIAITWAVYTRKGGVLHDVERRRTAPSLQPAQ
- a CDS encoding nitrate reductase subunit alpha, with amino-acid sequence MSHFLDRLSFFTRATGTFADGHGITTTEDRSWEDAYRRRWQSDKIVRSTHGVNCTGSCSWKIYVKGGIVTWETQQTDYPRTRPDLPNHEPRGCARGASYSWYLYSGNRVKYPMVRSRLMKLWREARATLTPVAAWASIVQNPEKRRSYTSKRGHGGFVRAAWDEVNEIIAAANAYTAKTFGPDRIYGFSPIPAMSMVSYAAGSRYLSLLGGVCMSFYDWYCDLPPASPQTWGEQTDVPESADWYNSGFLILWGSNVPQTRTPDAHFYTEARYRGAKSVVICPDYSEASKFADLWISVKQGTDAALGMAMGHVILKEFYVDRQAPYFHDYVRQYSDMPMLVRLVEQDGRLVPERQIRASDFADGLGETNNPDWKTVGIDETTDDVCVPQGSVGFRWGEKGKWNLEEKNATGTPTRLRLTLTGAGEQLADVAFPYFGNIEHEHFASTKDASILVRKVPVRRLKLKDGEALVATVHDLMLANYGVDRGFAGDAVAKSYDETGPYTPAWAESVTGVPRDQIITVGREFARNAEKTKGRSMIIIGAAMNHWYHSDMNYRGVINMLVMCGCIGQSGGGWSHYVGQEKLRPQTGWAPLAFALDWARPPRQQNSTSAFYVNTNQWRYETMKAGDILSPTAPKGDWDGAIIDYNIRAVRMGWLPAYPTLQENSLEIAGSAAAAGLEVKDYVAQSVKSGALNFAWEDPDHPKNWPRNMFVWRSNLLGSSGKGHEYFLKHLLGTTHGVLGKDLGRTGGVKPTEVKWRDETVEGKLDLLVTLDFRMSTTCVYSDIVLPTATWYEKNDLNTSDMHPFIHPLTAAVDPVWESKSDWEIYKGLAKTFSEVCTEVLGVEKDVVLTPIMHDTPGEIAQPFDVKDWKKGEIEAIPGKTMPAVQVIERDYPNLYARFTSLGPLMAKVGNGGKGMAWNTEHEVQLLKELNGEHADGANKGLAKIVTDIDATEVILMMAPETNGEVAVKAWTSLEGFTGLDHAHLALSKEDEKIRFRDVVAQPRKIISSPIWSGIESEKVCYNAGYTNVHELIPWRTLSGRQQLYQDHVWMRAFGEALCVYRPPVDMKTTHPVMAHAPNGNKQVVLNFITPHQKWGIHSTYTDNLMMLTLSRGGPIVWLSEEDAAKVDIVDNDWVEAFNTNGALVARAVVSQRIKTGTVFMYHAQEKIVNVPGSETTGNRGGIHNSVTRVVQKPTHMIGGYAQLAYGFNYYGTIGTNRDEFVIVRKLAHVDWLERPFDEAKARAKAAALAAE